In Equus quagga isolate Etosha38 chromosome 14, UCLA_HA_Equagga_1.0, whole genome shotgun sequence, the genomic stretch atgaacGTGTTTGATTTAACTTCATTATTCAATTTTCTGTTCACAGTCGGGCATATGGTGAgcttgaagatttctttttttgtgttatagTTGATGCATTGCATCCCAGTCTTTATTATACATGTAACATTTGCATGTATtcagctcctactgtgtgccagacagcATGTAAACCCCTTGAAAGTCATTGGAAAGTAAAAACAGTCACATCCTCTCAcccataaataaacaaaaattactaaTGTGAGAGGCACATCAAGGCATAGTACAGGATGCTGGACTTATTGGCCTCCCTGAATATGTCCTCCTGACCCTCACTCTGTTCTCCATCTCACTGGCCTCTCAAATCCCTTCCATTCCCAAGCTCGCCAACCCACAGGGCAGACGTGAATTCCGTTCTCGCAGACCACCAATGCTTGCCCTTTCCTTATTTCCCCTGGTTAACAATTACCCATTCTTCCTCTCACAGCTCAAATGTTCATATTTCAGAGAAGCCTTTTCTACCCACCTCCCCAGACTAAATCGATCCTCAGtgatttactttctctctttatttaatCACATTAAAAACTCTGACCTTTTTTCTATAATGGAGATGTAATCATTTTCAttgaatttgtcttttatttttttaggggtTGTATGTTATATGGaaactttgtatatttttaaccaaatctattatttttttttacaattaactGCACTGATTGTTAATACGACACATCCCCACTTTGAGGATGTACACATGAGCACACCCTCACACACAtgcttcctattttattttaatggttgtGTGATTTTGCTTCCTCCTCTTGCCTGTGTAGTCcacatttttccctcttcttggaaGAATCCACCTGGCAGGCAGTCTCTGGAAGAGGGAGCCTTAGGACTCTTCATCAAATAAAGTGCTGCATGGCAGTCAAATGGGGTAACAGACCTGTTGTGTTTATAATGATCAGAATTCCATCCTTGATGATTGCCTTAGTTTAAAGGAAATTTGATAAGCAATAGCCATGCAAGACAGATTTATTGTGATGTTAACAACAAGTGCTAAGAACATTTATCAAGTGTCCAGTGTATGCCACAggaatcacaagaaaaattacatgcatcatctcatttaatttactCACCAGTCTTACAACGAAGGGAATATTTATACTCTCATTGTAGAGGTGAGATACCTACAGCTAAGAGAGATAAACTAACATACTAAGATTCTATTCTAGGAAGTATGATTCAAGATCTCGTTTTCTAAATCACAGCTCTATACTGTACTTTCAGGGAGTTATATATCAAATCCAATTGtcataaaatgaatagaaataataatgCCTATCATTTATTGAGATCCTCCTGTGCACCAAGGCATGTCTAACTGTCACAAAGAAGATAATATCAGTAACCgcatttttagaaagaaaaaaagtaagacatatGAGTTAGCCCTGACATCAATAGGAATCATCAGGTTATAGAATTAAGGTTATTTGAGTTGGAAATCCATGTTTATCATGGCTGTTATAGAGCTATTTGAATGAAGGAAGTATggacattatcaagaaaaagacattaaatgtCTTCAAGTGTTTTGGAAGGGTCATATCATAGAGGAAATGGATTTATGTCCATAGCTTCAAATAGAATTCAAACCAGTGAGTAGGAGATAAAGAGAGATTTCTGCTAAATTTTAAAAGGGCTAAATAGTTAcatctaaaatgaaaatgggCTACCATTTTGCTGCGTGAATTCACTGTCACTGGAAGGACTATTAGTGAGTGAAGGGTGTTCAGGCGAGGTGGAATCAAAGGTAATGACCAGCTGAAGTGCCAGTTGGCTGTTCACTGAACattgctttctcctcctccttcagcagATACAGCTGCTACATGGAAGCAGGAAACCACACAGGAGTATCAGAATTCCTCCTCCTGGGTCTCTCAGAGGATCCTGCACTGCAGCTCCCGCTCTTTGGAGTGTTGTTGTCCATGTACATGGTCACTGTGCTTGGGAACTTGCTCATTATCCTGGCTGTTGGCtctgactcccacctccacacccccatgtacttcttcctctctaaCCTGTCCTTTGTTGACATCTGTTTTACCTCCACCACTGTCCCGAAGATGCTGGTGAACATGCAGGCAGAGAGCAAAGACATCTCCTACACAGGATGCTTAACTCAGGtgtatttctttatgatttttgctTTACTGGATGATTTCCTCCTGactgtgatggcctatgaccggtTTGTGGCCATCTGCCACCCCCTGCACTACATGGTCATCATGAACCCACGCCTCTGTGGCCTCCTGGTTCTGATGTGCTGGTTCATCAGTTTCTGGGTCTCTCTGCTTCATATTCTACTATTGAGGCAGCTGACCTTCTGCATAGGCACTGAAATTCCACATTTCTTCTGTGAACTGGCTCAGGTTCTCAAGGTGGCCTGCTCTGACACCCTCATCAATAACATTGTCTTGTCTGTAGCAACTGCCCTGCTGGGTGTGTTTCCTCTTGTTGGAATCCTCTTCTCTTACTCTCAAATTGTCTTCTCTCTACTGAGGATGTCTTCTTCAGGAGGAAAATGTAAAGCATTTTCTGCCTGTGGCTCTCACCTCTCTGCAGTCTCCTTGTACTACGGGACAGGCCTGGGTGTCTACTTCAGTTCTGCTGTGACCCATTCTTCCCAGAGAAGCTTGATCACCTCAGTGATGTACACCGTGGtcacccccatgctgaaccccttcatctacagcctgaggaacaaggatgtgaaggGGGCCCTGGGAAGGCTCCTTAGTCAAGCATCCCCTTGTCTGTGATGGGCCATTGGCCATAACTAAGTGGACATGGTGGGCcccaaagacaaatattgtaagTTTAATCTCCTGGTCGTTTTTCTCCCCTGAAAGACgtgtttcatttcttctattcCCAAACCACcaatcacttttttttcctactgaggaaaattagccctaagctaacatctgttgccaatcttcctccactttatatgtgggctgcctccacagcatggctgacaggtggtgtagTTCTGAAGctgggatctgaaaccacaaaccCTGGCCGCtcaagcagagtgtgctgaacttaaccactagccacgGGCCTGGTCCCCTTTTATTAGTTTTTGTGTTAGTTCCTCCTCAGCAACCTCTTCAGTCATTCCTTTTGACTTTTCTTCCCTATTTATAACCCGTAAAGTTCTATCTTTGATCAGCTTTCTTACAGCCATTTGATATTTCTAACATTAGACTTGAAGCACTTAAATCAAGTGCTGGCATCATTTCCCCCAATAATTATCCTCTCAAATGTTGATCTCTTCACCGTAATTtggttgtgtgtttgttttcccctagaagaaatggaatgaaaatcaTACAATAGTCATAACCAAAGTGACTGCCAAATCAAGACTGTTCTTCTTGCTTTGCATGTATAATTTTACGTAATCCTGACaacatttctttgagatttttttctcatttaccttgtttttcagagaaagaaatttcagTTGGGATGGACTGTAATCTGGAAACCTGACTCTGAGCCCACACTCATAATTTTGCTATCATACTTTTCATGAAAACAGTGATGTGATTTTCAACTTCAAAAGTAGGAATCTAGATTTGAAAGCTAGGCTGTCCAGGTGATTTATAGTAATATATTGCATAGGATAATTCTGATACATGGCTACTCTCTTTGCCttcattcctccttccttcctttcttcctatcaTTTCCTATGTTATTGGACCTTTATTTCCCATCATTGAAGTTTTATGATACACCCAAGGATCCAAAAACACATGATACTGAATATAATAAAGTAAGACTTATTCTCTCACATGATTTATTTTGAGGAGAGAATACTCTCTGGAAGTGCCACTAGGTAGTTATACACTTGTAGGATGCATTCAGAACTAGTTCACTTTTTGAGACTGTTAATAAGAGTTGTATCCATTGAGACAGGAAGTGCTGTGGGTGGAGCAAATTTGGAAAGAAAGGTGAAATTAGAAGTTCAGGtttgaaatatatgtaaaggAGGGGAATTTGCCTCCCCAAAATTTGTCTCTTTGgcttggttattttattttttttgaggacgtttagccctgacctaacatctgccatcaatcctcctctttttgctgaggaagaccagccctgagctaacatccatgcccatcttcctctattttatatgtggggtgcctaccacagcatggcttgacaagtggtgccatgtccacacccaggatctaaaccagcaacccctgggctgctgaagcagaatgtgcaaacttaaccattgcaccaccagACCAGTCCCAggcttggttatttttaagaacaaaagactcaggaggAAACTTTGACCTTACTCCTAATAGCTTAAatgaatttaagatagaaggcctattTCAGAAAGGAGTTATCACTGTAGATttatatagtataatatgaactaggtgtggtagacagcaAGGCCTGTGTactcaaagtcctctccatgtggcattgtctctgcaaggcattgcaaatatttgtttagcaaacatttgcttttccatctccatgtgaatggCCTTCCTCACCTCTTATGTTCCAAACCACTTCCTCCAACATCCTTTTTTGTCTTAagtgaagatgatatttaagatggtggcttcagccattttggtgagttacttggttttcctgcatttctcccatgtatacatgttattaaatgtgtttgattttctcccattattgtgtctcatgtcaatttaattcttaggccagccagaattACCCAACAGGGTAgaggaaatttcttcctctcctacatgCCAAAAATGAGATATTCCAAATTGATAAATATTATATAGTTGCACTTATATGAGATgactagagtagtcaaattcaaagagacagaaaagagaataaaggttACCAGacgctgggggagggggaatggggagttcgTGTTTAATGGGACAGAATTCGTTTCATTTGGGGCTGATGAAAAAgatctggagatggatggtggtaatggttgcacaacaatatgaatgtagttaatgccacagaactgtacacttaaaaatggtcaaaatggtaaattttacattatgtatattttgccacaataaagaaaaatggagatgTTTGTTTGATGTCCCAGTGGAAATTGGAATTTGGGAGAGAGGTCTGTACTAGAGGTAAACATTGGGGGGTCATCGACATAGAGGTAGTATTTGAGCCAGCAAGCTAGTTGAGACTACCAAAGGAGCAAGTGTGAATATGGAGAAGGACCAAGGACAGAGCCTGGGGACACTCTGGGAGGAGTAAcggcaaaggagactgagaagggagACCAGTGAGGTAGCAGGAAACTAGGAGAGCTGGTATACTGAATGCCTAGTAGAGAAAGTTTATCAGTGAAAGGCTGTGGTGAAGAGAGAAGCAATTCTCAAGAGGAAAAGTTGTGACCCTTTGCAAGCAGTATGTGTTTCCTAGACAGAGCCAGAATTGTGCCCTccaaagacagagactgtcaTCTCTTTTCCATAGCCATTAGGAAACACTCATAGGAAGAAGTCCTGGAGatctctgtctttgtttcttatactaaatgatttatttaaacaaCCCTAGGAATTCTGAATTTATTCCTTAAGAAGACTAGTTATCTCAAATTTACATATCAGTGGGGCTGCTTCCTAGtggtatttggggaaaaatataatGTAACTGTAAACATTTAATTGAAGTAGGGAGAGTATCTGtcctatttattttgtatctctttaaaaaattatagactGAGCCATTCATTTtgtacaagaaatatttattgagaacccaAAATGTTTTAGGTACTAGGAACATGGTCGTGAAGAAGCAGATTCTGACATCATATAGCTTATATTCcagtgggggagaaagaaagaaagaggtgagTCAATAAAAACAGTTCAAACGTGGAAggtgctataaaaaataaagtagtataaAGCAGAAATTCAAACAGATATTTctatgcacacctatgttcaaaGCAACAATATTCACAATAAATAAAAGGTGGAAGGAAACCAAGTGTTCATCAGAGATGAATGAATATACAAAATgtcataaatacataaatagaatattattcaacgttaaacaggaaggaaattctgacacatgctgcaacatggatgaaacttgataatattatgctaagtgacataggACAGTCCTAAAAggacaaataatgtacaattccatttatatgaagtagcaagagtagtcaaattcatagagataggaAATAGATTGGTGATTGGCAGGGGCTAGAGGAACAGAGGAATGGGGAGGTAGTGTTCAACGGGGACAGAGTTTCaatttgagaagatgaaaaagttctggagatggatggtggtgatgattacacaacaatgtgaatgtacttcgTGCCAAATGAATACTTTAATGCCAGTGTACACCTTAATGCCaaatgaacacttaaaaatggttaaaatggtaagttttatattGTTAAAGTGATAACCACAGGCCCAAAATGGTATCACTTGTGCTAAAGCCCATGATACCAAACCTGGATTTAATACCTGCCCTAATTGCTGTTTTCACCTTCCCCAGCAATGTAATTTTAGTCAAgcagtctggaattttctggccAGTACCAATGGGGTAATCTGTTACATGGGCCCTCTCCATgccccagaggaggaagaggtaatctacaaaataaaacccttgcctttcccttcctccccaaaaGTAAGATGTCCTGACCCAAAATAACCCTCTCATTTCTTTTGCTAATGACTTCcttgccccaccctccttccacTAAAATCCCCCATTTTGTATAACTCCTCAGAGTATCTCTTTGCTTGCCAGATAAGATGATGCCCAATTCAAGAATCCTTAATAAAGGACTTAAAAATAAGTCCTTAATAAAGCCAATTTGATCTTCAAATTTACGTGGTTGAATTTTGGGTTTTCAACAGTGTTGTGTAtatttaaccacaataaaaaagatgaagcagcacaaaataatggagaaagaTTGTGAggtttcttccagaaaatattttcaatatcagTGTAAAATAATAGACAATGGCTATGATgtttttagataaaaattttatCACTAGTCCTCAATAGGATAACATTAGTCTATACCAGGATTTCTAAAGTGCAATACTGACATTTTGGTcaatataattatttgttgtGAGGgcctgtcctgtgtattgtaagATCTTTAACAGATTTCTGTTTTCTACCCTCTACATGGCAGGACTGAGTTGTGATAACCAGAAATGTCCTCAAACATGGCCAGATGTCCTGTAAGGAGCAAAATTAGCCTGATTGAGAAACACTGGAGTAGAACAATTCCATGGGTGCCAGAATAAATAGTGTTAGCTTTCAGAGAGACAGGAATAACAGGAGAAACAATATTTTAGGGAAGATAAAACATCAGCTGAATCTTGGAAATGTTGAGTTGAGGGGCCTGCAGAACACCCCATTGGTGTTATTATCAGAGGTCAAATATATCAGTCTGGTGTTAATTTGTTTGCACTCCTGGCATAAATCAAGTAATtgtacagaaagagagaaaagttccTGCTTAGAGAACTGGGAGTTAAAAAGACAAGGTGATACTTAGCTAAATCCTACCCATGATCCTTCAGTTCTCAGTTATGGGGCTCCCATCTCCCACCCTATATAGGTTCTCACTGGACACTATACCATCCTTCACAACATAATCCACCCTTGTAATTAAATAACTAtttgcataattattttattaatgactGCCTCTTAACAACCTCCACCTGACCTTTGAATCTCATCTCTCCTGAAATTTTCGGGGAATTTACACTATCTCTTATCCTTTCTTTATCCTGCATTTTCCAATGTCTGCATGTAATATTATCATGACCAATGTCATAGAAGTCTTCCCCGTATCTTTCAATGAAAATAAGACTCATAGATCTATACTCTTCTTTGGATATTGCTCCAACCTTTTGGATATTTGGTCTGTACTTGCAACTTCCATTTCCACAATGCTCACTCTCTCTTCAACCAactgtgaaagatgacatgagtggagccatattaaaatagagccagagcagccatttcagaggaattgcatatctcattttctctatcttccaaactggaccaaactgccaacattccaagaagtcagtttGTGAATGTCCTGTTTGTGAAGACTGATGAAATTGGCCTGTGCTGATGACTGGattgctaaccaatcaatgaagtacaaacctagccGCACCTCATCTAGGCCAGTGAACTCTTATTTAATAcagctcacctcctcctcccttgtTACCATAAAAAACCTTAGGCCCTCTCCTGTAACTGCGACACTTTttgaagttttgttgttgttgttttttgtgaggaagattgttgctgagctatcatctgtgcaaatcttcctctattttacgtgggatgccaccacagtgtggcttgatgagccgtgcaggtccatgcccaggatccgaacctgcagacccctggccgctaaagcagagtgtgtgaatttaaccactacgccattgggccagcccccacttctTGAGTTtttacctgaatctgtgctccccaaattgcaattctttgatcccaaataaatgctttgcctcttaaactggtttctgtttttataggTTGATACAACTCATCTGGCATCTTTCTACCTCCATCATAATTGCTCTCCCTGAGGTCTGCAGTGACTTCATGTGcccaataaatttgaaaggacATTTCCACTTTTCAAAATGCTTGATTTTGCAGTAGCAATGTCATGAATAACTGTGATGTCACCAATGACACTGTCACAGCAATGTCCCTTTCTTGAAATAGAGACTTTTCTCatgcatttcatttttgttcCAATGGGATTTTGAAGGTCAAGGCTATTGAGGGGTTCTTTTAACATTAACACGTCCCTCAGGGAGAAACTGCTAACTTTGAAATTAAACCCTGTGAAGGAAAGGCAAGAATTAGGGCAGCATCTTGAGAGACATTGAAGAAACATAGAGGAGCTTTTTTAATCTCCAGAATGATCTTGACTGTAAATGTTTAAACATACACGATAAAGAAGGAATAATAGGAGGAAAGAAATTCATTTCCTTCCACAGCTAACTTCAGGGAGACAGAAGTATCAGAAagtttcttttctattattattctCTGTCTAACCCAAAGGAGCTTAATTGTTTAAAGAATAGAAGAATAATGAGACAATTTATTTAATGAGATGCTCTGAGAATTCAGCTCCCAAGGTTTTGGAAACTTTAAATAAGTTTCCAGTATCCCCAGGGTGAAGCGTCTTGGGCCTCACAGAGATGTGGATTATGAATTCCCTGCTTGGActatcttcctatattttctggGGAAAAGCTACTGTGGGAGAAAGAGCCAGGGCCACCAGGAGTTTCCATGATATCATCTGAAAGAGCCAGCGTAACCTAGAAAAGGCTGGGTCTCAGATGGGAGAAAGGAGATGCAAACAGTGGAGGGAAAAATTTTATTAGACCAGAGTACTAGGGACACAAACAAGAGCAGTGTCTCCCAAAGAGTctccaggccagcagcatcaccatcccctgggagcttgttagacatGCAACTTCTTATCCTTCATCTCAGATCTACTAACCCAGAGACTCCAGGGTCAGGCCTGACTACATGCATTTAATGAGCCGTCCAGGTGGATCTTACACATggataaaatttgaaaaccactgccctagGGGATTTGTTGAAGTACATGTGGAAGGACCCACATGGGACTGCATCTTCAGAGATCAGATAGCTTTCCATCTCTGAAATCTTACCTGCAGATAATGATAATTTGTCTTTACTTTACAACTTTTGTGTCTCGTTTCCTTGTTTTCATCTTACGTGTTGTTTGAATTAGCAGAATAATATTAAAAGTGTAAGGTTCATAGCAGCAATCCTTTGCATTGttcattgtcatttctttttatttatttatttatgtatttacttatttatttatttatctttgaggaagattagccctgagctaacatccaccaccaatcctccacattttgctgaggaagattggccctgagctaacatccgtgcccatcttcctccattttacatgtgggacgcctgccacagcacggcttgataagcattGCATAGGtttgtgcccgggatctgaaccagcaaaccccagaccgccaaagcagagttaaccgctataccaccttgatgaggatcaaggctgccccatggagagaagtccaaggcatcctgccctacatCCGGATCtctatcatcctccaggaagcataggacatcctgatcTAATCTGACCTGATTCTTACACAAAGTCGTAGGACCACCcagtaaccagaccccacctgcactgataccattttaacaatttttttcatcatctttcctttgtcttgtaaagaaatgactcacatacctatgctttataaatttaaccctaccctcaacccattgcagctctccACTGGCCGTGGGTCCTGCCCTCAtgctgcagctctttactgctcATGgggcctgtccccatgctactccattctattctctgaataaaagagcactactaccagaccttgagagtcccagaaatctttcttttgactcctcaacTCACCGAGACTGCATCAACCAAGCTGGCCCCTACTTGTCATTTATTAACGCTTCCATGACCAACTGCTGAATGTTatctctcatttaaaaatcaacattatttatgattttaaagataTACACTTATTTTTCTAGTTTGAGAGCCTGCGTCCCTCCCCTTGcacagcacacacatacacaccatcaTTCATTGCTGTTGGGGTGGGGAAAatcccttttcttgccttcttgtgTTCTTGTGGCTGAACTGATAGTAAAATTGACACatgaccagattaacaggagaaaaacccagtttaatacaTTCATATTGGAGATTATAAAGAAATGATACTTGGagagtgaacaaaagagacactatatgtatctttttttttgaggaagattaaccctgagctaactgctgccaatcctcctcttttcgctgaggaagactggccctgagctaacatctgtgcccatcttcctctactttgtatgtgggacgcctaccacagcatggcttgacaagcggtgacatgtccacacctgggatccgaaccggtgaaccccaggccgccaaagcgaacGTGCGCacgtaactgctgcgccaccaggcaggcccctgtaTATGtgtcttttacacaaagaaacatacATTGACAGggcaaagaaacttaggtttggggcacataattagtgaggaatttaaacagAGTTTAGCTTTGGGGTAGTAAATGAGTAGGGTTTGTTTATGCGGCTTCTCAGCTCTGAATCcccagctctggtgataaggatgtaGGGACAGTATCTTTTCCATGGAAGATtacttcctgctttcagggggaacacAGACAGGAGGGTCAAGAATGCCTTATTTGCTTCTcaagtaattttaattcaaaataattaatatgctattgtgggatattttggggtggacTGCTCTGGGCCCTAATACCACCATTGCTGTTAAAAAGGAGcaaatccaggggctggccccatggccgagtggttaagtttgagcgctccgctgcaggaggcccagtgtttccttggttcgaatcctgggcgtggacatggcactgctcatcaaaccacactgaggcagcgtcccacatgccacaactacatggacccacaacgaagaatatacaactatgtaccggggggctttggggagaaaaaggaaaaaaataaaatcttaaaaaaaaaaaaaaggatcaaatcCATTTTGTATTCTATTGGACTTGCCATCTTTTGCTGTGATATATTTATGTCATAAATTAATGTAAACAGATTTCCTAAAGTTGAAGCACATTTAAATTCCTGGGACATCAGTAATATGGCAGAGTAGAAGGTCCCATACTGGTATCTCCCCACAGCAACAAGAATTTGGTAGCCATCCTTGGACAAAAGTGCCTTTGGAGAGCTGTTTTGAGATGGCAGAACTGTGTCCAGGTGGCAGGCTTGCCGACCATGGTCCCAACTACAGACCTGGAAATAGCCATGTTCCCATGTGGACTTGGCTACAGACACATTTGGCATTGCTCCTGCCACCAGCACCATCCAGCAAGGCCCCAGGAGGAGTCATGTCCATTCATGCTCCAGGTAACAGGCCTGCTGACCTCAGTCTGAGGTGCAGACCATGAACATCCTGGACCCAGCTCCAGACTCTCTCAGCTGTGGTCTGGGAGTGGTGTTTCCCATGTAAGAATCCAGAAGGTGACATGCCCATCTGTGTCCCTGGAGGCAGGACTGCTGACCTTGGACTGCCTAGATCTTGAAGCAGCCCATAACCCAACTCCAGATCTGTTACCAGACAAAGAGGGTTTACTGCCCAATGCACGTAAAAAGCCAATAATTATGGCtttggcttttgagaaaagaaaaggcttttctGTGAGGTCAgcctgcaaggagacaggaggcaagaaTTGCCAAAATTGTCCCCCTGATCCAGGGTTTGGGGTGATATTTAAAAGTTTAGGGGAACAGGCTGGTACTTGGAAGTGCTGGTGGGGCAGGTTTCGATTGGAGCACTTTAAACATCTACAGCAAGGTGTGCAAAGGGGCTtcaacactggatcttcctggataatggacccctcacttctgatgaGAGTCTGGCTTTTGAGTTCCAGTCATGTCTCAGTCCTTTGGTTCCATGGGAGGAGAATCTTCGGCTCCAGGtgttatttcaggtcaagattttctcctctgtgca encodes the following:
- the LOC124252588 gene encoding olfactory receptor 7D4-like, yielding MEAGNHTGVSEFLLLGLSEDPALQLPLFGVLLSMYMVTVLGNLLIILAVGSDSHLHTPMYFFLSNLSFVDICFTSTTVPKMLVNMQAESKDISYTGCLTQVYFFMIFALLDDFLLTVMAYDRFVAICHPLHYMVIMNPRLCGLLVLMCWFISFWVSLLHILLLRQLTFCIGTEIPHFFCELAQVLKVACSDTLINNIVLSVATALLGVFPLVGILFSYSQIVFSLLRMSSSGGKCKAFSACGSHLSAVSLYYGTGLGVYFSSAVTHSSQRSLITSVMYTVVTPMLNPFIYSLRNKDVKGALGRLLSQASPCL